One Pleurocapsa sp. PCC 7327 DNA segment encodes these proteins:
- a CDS encoding NYN domain-containing protein, with protein MTYFNNCTCQKKDRLSIFVDGNNMFYAQQKNGWFFDPRRVLEYFTSDPTVTLINAFWYTGLKDSQDQRGFRDALISLGYTVRYKILKEYYDDSSGRYSQKANLDIEIVVDMFNTVDQYDRVILFSGDGDFERAIELLRSKNTHITVVSTEGMIARELRNATDRYIDLNDIRDKIEKTDS; from the coding sequence ATGACTTACTTTAATAATTGTACTTGTCAAAAAAAGGATAGACTATCTATTTTTGTCGATGGAAACAACATGTTTTATGCCCAGCAAAAAAATGGATGGTTTTTCGATCCTAGGCGCGTTCTAGAATATTTTACCAGCGATCCTACCGTTACTTTGATTAATGCTTTTTGGTATACTGGCTTAAAAGATTCTCAGGATCAAAGGGGTTTTAGAGATGCATTAATCAGCCTCGGCTATACGGTAAGATACAAAATTTTAAAAGAATATTACGACGATAGTTCCGGTCGCTATTCCCAAAAAGCTAACCTCGATATAGAAATTGTTGTAGATATGTTTAATACTGTCGATCAATACGATCGCGTTATTTTATTTAGCGGCGACGGAGATTTTGAGAGAGCGATCGAACTCCTGCGTTCTAAAAATACCCACATCACCGTTGTATCGACAGAAGGAATGATTGCCAGAGAGCTAAGAAATGCCACCGATCGCTACATCGACCTCAATGACATTCGCGACAAGATCGAAAAAACGGATTCTTAA
- a CDS encoding sulfurtransferase — protein MKKIQCVVSPQWLWERLHDPQHDPQVVVVDCRFQLANPQWGYQQYFASHVPGAYYLDLEKDLSAPPNKHGGRHPLPDRDLLAQKLASIGIVSGETLVVAYDDSRFAFAARLWWLLRYLGHDRVALLDGGWQGWIADGYPVCDAIPAPKSGNFAPNPQPDWIVDIETVRARKDSPSVVLLDSRDGDRYRGEREPIDPIAGHIPGAVNSPWQLVSNERGNLQPLSRQQQLWADYQQADEIIVYCGSGVTACVNLFSMELAGIRTAKLYPGGWSDWCSYLI, from the coding sequence ATGAAAAAAATTCAATGCGTTGTATCGCCGCAGTGGCTTTGGGAGCGCTTGCATGACCCACAGCATGACCCACAGGTTGTTGTAGTCGATTGCCGCTTTCAATTAGCGAATCCTCAATGGGGATATCAACAATATTTCGCCAGTCACGTTCCTGGTGCTTACTATCTCGATCTCGAAAAAGACCTCTCCGCTCCCCCGAACAAACACGGCGGACGACATCCTTTGCCCGATCGCGATTTGCTAGCTCAAAAGCTTGCCAGCATCGGCATTGTCTCTGGCGAAACCCTAGTAGTGGCTTACGACGATTCTCGCTTTGCCTTTGCCGCTCGCCTGTGGTGGCTGTTGCGTTATCTCGGACACGATAGGGTTGCTCTCCTCGACGGTGGCTGGCAGGGATGGATAGCGGACGGATATCCCGTCTGCGATGCGATTCCTGCACCCAAATCGGGCAACTTCGCGCCCAATCCTCAACCCGATTGGATTGTCGATATCGAAACGGTTAGAGCGAGGAAAGATTCGCCCTCGGTAGTGTTGCTCGATTCTAGAGACGGCGATCGCTATCGCGGCGAAAGAGAACCCATCGACCCGATCGCCGGGCATATCCCCGGCGCTGTCAATTCCCCTTGGCAACTGGTTTCTAACGAACGAGGCAACCTTCAGCCTCTCTCCAGACAGCAGCAACTATGGGCAGATTATCAACAAGCTGACGAAATTATCGTCTACTGTGGCTCTGGGGTAACGGCTTGCGTCAACCTTTTCTCGATGGAACTTGCTGGAATCCGTACAGCTAAGTTATATCCCGGTGGATGGAGCGATTGGTGTTCCTATCTCATCTAA
- a CDS encoding ATP-binding protein has product MRSAFKVESALQALDLLLQHFDRLYQPWIPKKDWLQCQLALAEGFTNAVRHAHRNLPPETPIEVEIVLSQQSIEMRIWDRGSYFDLDGFLKNVALRNDRLSGHGQGLVILQKIASHLSYTRTNDDRNCLLIVKQFSSETPIAVNDP; this is encoded by the coding sequence ATAAGAAGTGCTTTCAAGGTTGAGAGCGCCTTACAAGCATTAGACCTTCTTCTGCAACACTTTGACCGACTTTATCAACCTTGGATTCCCAAAAAAGATTGGTTGCAGTGCCAACTAGCACTAGCGGAAGGGTTTACCAATGCTGTTCGACACGCCCACAGAAATCTTCCCCCTGAAACTCCCATTGAGGTGGAAATCGTTCTGAGTCAGCAAAGTATAGAAATGCGCATCTGGGATCGCGGTTCTTATTTCGATTTAGACGGATTTCTGAAAAATGTTGCCCTGCGCAACGATCGTTTGTCCGGGCACGGTCAGGGATTAGTTATTTTACAGAAAATTGCTTCTCATTTGAGCTATACTCGCACGAATGACGATCGCAATTGTTTGTTAATCGTCAAGCAATTTTCCTCGGAAACCCCAATTGCTGTCAATGACCCCTAG
- a CDS encoding PP2C family protein-serine/threonine phosphatase, with the protein MVKILIIDDDSIVRVLLERTLTQCGYEAIIASNGEEGLEKALHVRPALVICDWLMPGMNGLEVCRQIKTTPELSTTFFILLTSLGSIEDRVKGLDAGADDFLCKPIEMNELKARIRAGLRLHQLSRDLQIQKQLLEAELAEAAEYVCSILPEPLNDPSIAIDVRFIPSRQLGGDGFDYYWLDSDRLAIYLLDVSGHGLRAALPSLSVINLLRSRGLSKVNYYRPSEVLRGLNKIFQMTHRNDKYFTIWYGVYDRKKLQLTYSSAGHPPAILLSPNAQGKTIEQPLKTPGFPVGMFADAEYTDADCQIIQPSSLYLFSDGIYEIERPDGKIWGLKEFIKFLRIYHSMPRHNLDLLLDYIQTWNTKKQFDDDLSIMQINFY; encoded by the coding sequence ATGGTAAAAATACTGATTATTGACGACGATAGCATCGTTCGGGTTTTGTTGGAGCGAACCCTCACTCAATGCGGCTATGAGGCAATTATCGCTAGCAACGGCGAGGAAGGCTTGGAAAAAGCATTACATGTCCGTCCGGCGTTAGTGATTTGCGATTGGTTAATGCCTGGCATGAACGGGTTGGAGGTTTGTCGTCAGATTAAGACAACTCCAGAACTTTCCACGACATTTTTTATCTTGCTCACTTCCTTGGGATCGATTGAAGATCGGGTTAAAGGGCTAGATGCGGGGGCAGATGATTTTCTGTGCAAACCCATTGAGATGAACGAGTTGAAGGCAAGGATCAGGGCGGGATTGAGATTGCATCAACTCAGTCGCGATCTGCAAATTCAAAAACAACTTTTAGAAGCTGAATTGGCAGAAGCAGCGGAATACGTTTGCTCTATTTTGCCCGAACCCTTGAACGATCCATCGATCGCCATTGACGTGCGATTTATTCCTTCGCGACAACTGGGCGGAGATGGTTTTGATTATTATTGGTTAGATAGCGATCGCTTGGCTATCTATTTGCTCGATGTTTCCGGGCACGGTTTGCGAGCGGCTTTACCCTCGCTTTCGGTGATTAATTTATTGCGCTCTAGAGGCTTAAGTAAAGTTAATTACTATCGTCCTAGCGAAGTGTTGCGAGGGTTAAATAAAATTTTTCAAATGACTCATCGCAACGATAAATATTTCACGATTTGGTATGGGGTTTACGATCGCAAAAAACTTCAGTTAACTTATTCGAGTGCCGGACATCCGCCTGCTATTTTGCTCTCTCCCAATGCCCAGGGAAAGACCATCGAGCAACCTCTAAAAACTCCCGGTTTTCCCGTCGGCATGTTTGCCGATGCCGAATATACCGATGCCGATTGTCAGATTATCCAGCCTTCTAGCCTCTACCTTTTCAGCGATGGCATCTACGAAATTGAAAGACCCGATGGCAAAATTTGGGGATTAAAAGAATTTATTAAATTCCTAAGAATTTATCATTCAATGCCCCGTCATAACCTAGATTTACTTTTAGATTATATTCAAACTTGGAATACTAAAAAGCAATTTGATGACGATCTTTCCATCATGCAAATTAATTTTTATTAG
- a CDS encoding STAS domain-containing protein: protein MNPVIKVLQPSGILDSTKASHFRQEISKLVEDKTDVVVIDFKDVTFMDSSGLGALVLSREIVLSAGAKLFLCAINEQIKMLFELTNVDRVFDIFPSREELEEKIFNGSLQLPSDGSN, encoded by the coding sequence ATGAATCCTGTTATTAAAGTTCTTCAACCCTCCGGTATTTTAGATAGCACAAAAGCGAGTCACTTTCGACAAGAGATTAGCAAACTGGTAGAAGACAAGACTGATGTTGTTGTCATTGATTTTAAAGATGTAACTTTTATGGATAGTTCTGGCTTGGGCGCTTTGGTTCTCTCTCGCGAAATCGTCCTCTCGGCTGGAGCTAAACTTTTTCTTTGTGCGATCAACGAGCAAATTAAAATGTTATTTGAATTAACGAATGTCGATCGCGTTTTTGATATTTTTCCAAGCCGAGAAGAATTAGAAGAAAAAATTTTTAACGGTTCTCTACAACTTCCAAGCGATGGAAGTAACTAA
- the crtO gene encoding beta-carotene ketolase CrtO — MESYDVIIIGAGHNGLVCAAYLLKAGYSVLMLEKRPVPGGAATTEEAMPEDAPGFKFNLCAIDHEFIFLGPVIKELELNRYGLEYLWCDPTVFCPHPDGKYFLAYQSLEKTCAEIARYSQRDAQKYAEFIQYWSRLIGAIAPLFNVPPQAIVDIVRNYDLDSLKNVLAVAGSRKKALDFIRTMISSPQDLLDEWFDTEIVKAPLARLAAEIGAPPSQKGIAVGTMMMAMRHNPGMARPRGGTGALTQALVKLVKNKGGVILTEQTVKQVLVEDGRAAGVRVAGGKEYLAKKGVISNIDAQRLFLQLIDKADTDDADPELRKRLERRIVNNNETILKIDCALSEPPRFEAYGHKDEYLTGTILIADSVRHVEKAHALTIMGEIPDENPSIYLDIPTMLDPSMAPEGKHTLWIEFFAPYQIAGAEGTGLNGTGWTDELKNKVADRVIDKLAEYAPNIKKAIIARRVESPAELGERLGSYKGNYYHIDMTLDQMIFLRPLPEIANYKTPIKGLYLTGAGTHPGGSISGMPGRNCARVFLRSQEPIKTFLRSIFRIG, encoded by the coding sequence ATGGAATCCTATGATGTTATTATTATTGGCGCTGGTCACAACGGGCTAGTTTGTGCCGCTTACTTGCTCAAAGCAGGCTACAGCGTCTTAATGCTCGAAAAGCGTCCAGTCCCAGGGGGAGCCGCAACAACAGAAGAAGCCATGCCAGAGGATGCCCCTGGATTTAAGTTTAATCTCTGCGCGATCGATCACGAATTTATTTTTCTCGGGCCCGTCATCAAGGAACTGGAACTCAATCGATACGGCTTAGAATATCTCTGGTGCGATCCGACAGTCTTTTGTCCCCATCCCGATGGCAAATATTTCCTAGCCTATCAATCCCTGGAAAAAACCTGTGCTGAGATTGCTCGTTACAGCCAGCGGGATGCCCAAAAATATGCCGAGTTTATCCAATATTGGTCGCGCTTAATAGGCGCGATCGCGCCTTTATTTAACGTACCACCCCAAGCGATCGTCGATATTGTCAGAAACTACGATCTCGACAGCCTCAAAAACGTTTTAGCGGTTGCTGGTTCCCGCAAAAAGGCGCTTGACTTCATCCGCACAATGATTAGCTCCCCTCAAGATTTGCTCGATGAATGGTTCGACACCGAAATCGTCAAAGCGCCTTTGGCGCGACTAGCGGCGGAAATTGGCGCACCTCCTTCCCAAAAAGGCATTGCCGTAGGCACGATGATGATGGCGATGCGCCACAATCCTGGAATGGCAAGACCGCGCGGCGGTACGGGAGCGCTGACTCAGGCATTGGTAAAGCTAGTTAAAAACAAAGGCGGAGTCATTTTAACCGAACAAACAGTCAAGCAAGTTCTTGTAGAAGATGGTCGTGCCGCTGGCGTGCGGGTTGCTGGCGGCAAAGAATATCTTGCCAAGAAAGGAGTCATTTCTAATATCGACGCTCAACGCTTATTCCTGCAATTGATAGACAAAGCCGATACAGACGATGCCGATCCCGAATTGCGAAAAAGGCTAGAACGCAGAATTGTCAATAACAACGAAACAATTCTTAAAATTGATTGTGCCCTCTCAGAACCGCCTCGCTTTGAAGCTTACGGTCACAAAGATGAATATTTAACTGGCACGATCTTGATTGCCGATTCGGTTAGACATGTAGAAAAAGCACACGCTTTGACAATTATGGGAGAAATTCCCGACGAAAATCCCTCGATTTATTTAGACATTCCAACAATGTTAGATCCTTCGATGGCACCGGAAGGCAAGCATACTTTGTGGATCGAATTTTTTGCCCCCTATCAGATTGCTGGTGCTGAAGGAACGGGATTAAATGGCACGGGTTGGACGGACGAACTGAAAAATAAAGTAGCCGATCGCGTCATTGATAAACTAGCAGAATACGCGCCCAATATTAAGAAAGCAATAATTGCGCGTCGGGTAGAAAGTCCGGCAGAATTAGGCGAAAGATTGGGTTCCTATAAAGGCAATTACTATCACATCGACATGACCCTCGACCAAATGATTTTTCTGCGCCCTCTACCCGAAATTGCCAACTACAAAACCCCAATTAAAGGATTATATTTAACTGGTGCGGGAACCCATCCAGGCGGATCGATTTCAGGCATGCCGGGACGAAATTGCGCTCGTGTTTTTCTGCGATCGCAAGAACCAATTAAGACTTTTTTGCGATCGATTTTTAGGATTGGTTAA
- a CDS encoding TIGR04376 family protein produces the protein MGLFDEVSRFLETRLEEFLRNNPHLELQALLEQLREQEQGTIRLITDLEREKQRLETEILSVAQDIKTWHLRIDKAKAAGRLDLAQAAQEREAALLRQGNQLWGQMEGARKRILQSQELLRQIQQRKQEVQAKAAQAKATQAKATSTSNWDTIGWDRGSSYSRATDPLEAQFQRLETDEELERMKRSMGR, from the coding sequence ATGGGTTTATTTGATGAAGTTAGTCGGTTCCTCGAAACTCGGCTCGAAGAATTTTTACGCAATAATCCGCATCTGGAGTTGCAAGCGCTCCTAGAGCAACTGCGAGAACAAGAGCAAGGTACGATACGCTTAATTACCGACCTAGAGCGAGAAAAACAGCGCTTGGAAACTGAAATTCTCTCCGTCGCTCAAGATATCAAAACTTGGCATCTCAGAATCGATAAGGCAAAAGCGGCTGGAAGATTGGATCTAGCTCAAGCAGCGCAAGAAAGAGAAGCAGCGTTGTTGCGTCAGGGCAACCAGCTTTGGGGACAAATGGAAGGAGCCAGAAAACGTATTCTCCAGTCCCAGGAGCTGTTGCGTCAGATTCAGCAGAGAAAGCAAGAAGTCCAAGCTAAAGCGGCTCAAGCTAAAGCGACTCAAGCTAAAGCCACAAGCACGTCTAACTGGGATACGATCGGTTGGGATCGGGGAAGCAGTTATAGTAGAGCAACCGACCCTTTAGAAGCGCAATTTCAGCGTTTGGAAACAGATGAAGAACTCGAACGGATGAAGCGCAGTATGGGGCGTTAA
- a CDS encoding sugar transferase: protein MYNIISRKTIPWLLLGSDIVGLIVCFNVAFLLRIDRLMSWDSLLSYGIISLCLLGLYIADTYRLDRYAVHIAGRLTPARVLLSLAVTFGLASSFIYIAGLWGSQPITGRGILLLGMVFFAIWAVISRFAVVRWLQRKIEQSRWLVIGSREEAAQLECEYRAFSPKTEFVFWSDREDKPVAKGNLALSVRSTDKLAILCQQQWSGVLIAQDKEPLSDATVRQLMAMRLRGIYVYELSAFYEQFWGKIPPVLIREDWFAFAAGFSLLHSRINVKLKRLLDVVIAGLLLIVMLPAMLLVSLAIAIDSPGPIFYSQVRTGLNRQKFKVHKFRSMYRDAEKMGVQWASTKDSRITRVGGWLRVMRIDELPQLWNVLKGEMSLIGPRPERPEFDRRLRQEIPYYDLRYLVKPGITGWAQVNYPYGASVEDAYQKVAYDLYYLKNYSLLLDVMIILKTIRVVFLGKGR from the coding sequence ATGTACAATATTATTTCTCGAAAAACCATTCCTTGGCTGTTGCTAGGCAGCGATATTGTTGGTCTAATTGTATGTTTTAACGTTGCCTTTTTGTTGCGGATCGATCGTTTAATGAGCTGGGATTCCCTACTTTCTTATGGGATTATTTCACTGTGTTTGTTAGGACTGTATATAGCAGATACCTATAGGCTGGATCGATACGCAGTTCACATTGCTGGTCGCTTGACCCCAGCTCGCGTCCTACTCAGTTTAGCAGTTACGTTTGGACTCGCCAGCTCTTTCATTTATATAGCTGGCTTGTGGGGAAGCCAACCGATTACAGGTCGGGGAATTTTGCTGCTGGGCATGGTTTTTTTTGCGATCTGGGCAGTCATCTCGCGTTTCGCTGTGGTTAGATGGTTGCAGCGAAAGATAGAACAGAGCCGTTGGTTAGTGATTGGCAGTAGAGAAGAGGCGGCACAACTGGAATGCGAATATCGAGCTTTCAGTCCTAAAACCGAGTTTGTTTTTTGGAGCGATCGCGAGGACAAACCCGTTGCTAAGGGCAATCTTGCTTTATCTGTTAGAAGTACGGATAAACTTGCTATCTTGTGCCAACAGCAGTGGTCGGGGGTGCTAATCGCTCAGGACAAGGAACCTTTATCGGATGCAACGGTAAGACAATTAATGGCAATGCGCTTGCGAGGCATATATGTTTATGAGCTATCGGCTTTTTACGAGCAATTTTGGGGAAAAATCCCCCCCGTGTTAATTAGGGAGGATTGGTTTGCTTTTGCGGCTGGATTCAGCCTGCTACACAGTCGCATCAACGTCAAGCTCAAACGACTCTTAGATGTTGTCATTGCTGGATTATTACTAATTGTAATGCTTCCAGCGATGTTGCTAGTTTCCCTAGCGATCGCCATCGACAGTCCCGGACCGATATTCTACAGTCAAGTACGGACGGGACTAAACAGACAAAAATTTAAAGTGCATAAGTTTCGCTCGATGTATCGCGACGCAGAAAAGATGGGGGTACAATGGGCTAGCACGAAAGATTCTCGAATCACCAGGGTGGGAGGTTGGTTGCGAGTCATGCGAATTGATGAATTACCTCAATTGTGGAATGTCCTCAAAGGAGAAATGAGTTTAATTGGTCCTCGCCCAGAACGTCCCGAATTCGATCGCCGATTAAGACAAGAAATTCCTTATTACGATTTGCGCTACTTAGTCAAACCAGGAATTACAGGTTGGGCGCAAGTCAACTATCCCTATGGGGCTTCTGTAGAAGATGCTTACCAAAAAGTTGCCTATGACCTCTACTATCTCAAAAACTATTCTTTGTTGCTCGATGTCATGATTATTCTCAAAACCATACGGGTTGTTTTTCTGGGGAAAGGTCGATGA
- the galE gene encoding UDP-glucose 4-epimerase GalE: MSTQKILVTGGAGYIGSHVVRQLGEAGYEVVVYDNCSTGVPSAVLYGELAIGDLADIESLYRTFAQNQFDTVLHFAASTLVPNSVVRPLDYYTNNSRNTLNLLRCCQAFGVNQLVFSSTAAVYGNPQENPVSESMAPLPINPYGRSKLMSEWMIRDYGLASGFRYVILRYFNVAGADPQMRIGQYNPKATHLIKVSCEAALGLRSSVSIFGSDFPTPDGTGIRDYIHVEDLAAAHIDALRYLQAGGKSEVLNCGYGRGYSVREAIAMVKEVSGVDFPVFEGERRAGDPAWVVAASERIREVLGWHPRYDNLKAIVETAFEWEKKLYKL, translated from the coding sequence ATGAGTACTCAGAAAATTTTGGTGACAGGAGGGGCTGGTTATATTGGTTCTCACGTGGTACGCCAACTAGGGGAAGCTGGCTATGAAGTCGTCGTTTACGATAACTGCTCTACTGGAGTGCCTTCGGCAGTGCTGTATGGGGAATTGGCAATTGGAGATCTAGCCGATATCGAGAGCTTATATCGAACCTTTGCACAAAATCAGTTTGATACGGTCTTGCACTTTGCCGCTAGTACTTTAGTACCAAATTCGGTGGTTCGACCGCTAGATTACTACACCAATAATAGTCGCAATACGTTGAACTTGCTGCGTTGCTGTCAAGCTTTTGGCGTGAATCAGCTCGTTTTTTCCAGTACGGCAGCGGTGTATGGCAATCCACAAGAAAATCCGGTGTCAGAATCAATGGCTCCATTACCGATCAATCCTTACGGACGCTCAAAACTGATGAGCGAGTGGATGATTCGAGACTATGGACTAGCATCAGGTTTTCGTTATGTCATTTTACGGTATTTTAATGTCGCTGGAGCCGATCCACAAATGCGCATCGGTCAGTATAACCCCAAGGCGACGCATTTAATTAAGGTAAGTTGCGAGGCAGCTTTGGGGCTGCGATCGTCGGTAAGTATTTTTGGGAGCGATTTCCCTACGCCTGACGGGACGGGAATTCGAGATTACATTCACGTGGAGGATTTAGCTGCCGCACATATAGATGCGCTGCGGTATTTACAAGCTGGCGGTAAGAGTGAGGTACTCAACTGCGGCTATGGACGGGGTTATAGCGTGCGGGAAGCGATCGCGATGGTAAAAGAGGTATCTGGAGTGGATTTTCCGGTTTTTGAAGGAGAAAGGCGAGCAGGAGATCCGGCTTGGGTTGTCGCAGCATCGGAACGAATTAGGGAAGTATTGGGATGGCACCCTCGGTACGATAATTTAAAAGCCATTGTGGAGACAGCTTTTGAGTGGGAGAAAAAGTTGTATAAGCTGTAG
- the dacB gene encoding D-alanyl-D-alanine carboxypeptidase/D-alanyl-D-alanine-endopeptidase, translating into MQNRIVGWRYSVCFLVLLLGIQVPRQEILANTVEESLVSKESRGFSESLCPSDLKTAIETVINRPEFKRSRWGILIQTLDSGEMLYSLDAEKYFIPASSVKLLTTAAALLQLGSQFRIRTSVYGTGDIANLNTLRLVGKGDPSFSSDRLKDLAQQLKRQGVHRISNVIVEDNYFEQTGINSSWEWGDIFFSYGTSINSLILNENSVTLTLSPREPDFSLKVDWSDPIAARQWQIENQTITASEETSSSIEIQGNFGRSFLEIQGEMAIDSEPTPWELAIVDPNQYFLESFLEALIAQGIKVERGAIAKESKENSLGKELAFIESDPLSVLLQKTNRESNNLFAEVLLQILGSESHDKMGLEVVKEKLTELGVNPESYVLADGSGLSRHNLVSPEAIAQTLRLMAQTPEAKTYQDSLAVAGVSGTLQERFKNTLVAENLQGKTGTLSGNSALSGYLTVPGYRRLVFSIIVNQSDRPASDLRAAIDEIIVSISQLKSCQEKRL; encoded by the coding sequence ATGCAGAATCGTATTGTAGGCTGGAGATATTCTGTCTGCTTCCTCGTTTTATTATTAGGCATTCAAGTTCCCAGACAGGAAATTTTAGCAAATACAGTTGAAGAATCGTTAGTTAGTAAGGAATCTAGAGGGTTTTCTGAATCTCTGTGTCCCAGCGATTTAAAAACAGCAATTGAAACAGTTATTAATCGTCCTGAGTTTAAGCGATCGCGTTGGGGAATTCTGATTCAAACTCTCGACTCTGGAGAGATGCTTTATTCCTTAGATGCTGAAAAATATTTTATTCCTGCTTCCAGCGTCAAATTATTAACGACTGCTGCCGCATTGCTGCAATTAGGATCGCAATTTCGCATTCGTACCTCCGTTTATGGAACGGGAGATATTGCCAATCTTAACACATTAAGATTAGTTGGCAAAGGCGATCCCAGTTTTAGTAGCGATCGCTTAAAAGATTTAGCCCAACAACTCAAACGCCAAGGTGTTCATCGAATATCCAACGTTATTGTTGAGGATAATTATTTCGAGCAAACTGGAATTAATTCTAGTTGGGAATGGGGAGATATTTTTTTCTCTTATGGGACTTCTATTAATAGTCTAATTTTAAACGAAAATTCAGTGACATTAACCCTTTCCCCCCGAGAACCAGATTTCTCCTTAAAAGTAGATTGGTCTGACCCAATTGCAGCTAGACAATGGCAAATAGAAAATCAAACGATAACTGCTTCCGAAGAAACCTCTTCAAGTATAGAAATCCAAGGAAATTTCGGGAGATCGTTTCTAGAAATTCAAGGAGAAATGGCAATCGATTCCGAACCAACTCCTTGGGAGTTAGCTATTGTCGATCCAAATCAATATTTTTTAGAATCTTTTCTTGAGGCGTTAATTGCTCAAGGAATTAAGGTAGAACGAGGAGCGATCGCAAAAGAGTCTAAGGAGAATTCTTTGGGAAAAGAATTAGCCTTCATCGAATCGGATCCTCTGTCGGTTTTATTACAAAAAACTAATCGAGAAAGTAATAATTTATTTGCTGAAGTATTGCTGCAAATCTTAGGCAGCGAATCGCACGATAAAATGGGTTTAGAAGTCGTCAAAGAAAAATTAACCGAACTAGGAGTCAATCCCGAAAGCTACGTTTTAGCAGACGGTTCTGGACTATCTCGCCACAATCTCGTCAGTCCAGAAGCGATCGCGCAAACGTTAAGATTAATGGCACAAACACCAGAAGCAAAGACTTACCAAGACTCCCTAGCCGTTGCCGGAGTTAGTGGCACTTTACAAGAGCGATTTAAGAATACTTTAGTTGCAGAAAATTTGCAAGGAAAAACGGGAACTTTATCGGGAAATTCCGCACTTTCTGGATATTTAACCGTCCCCGGATATCGACGTTTAGTATTTAGTATTATTGTCAATCAATCGGATCGCCCTGCATCGGATTTACGCGCCGCGATCGATGAAATTATCGTGTCAATAAGCCAGTTAAAATCCTGTCAAGAGAAAAGATTATAG